CCGAACGTGTGGCCTATCTCGCCGATGGACGCGTCGTCGAATTCACCCGTTCACACTACCGCGGCGATTCCTATGATTTCGTCGCCGAACTTCATCTCGCAGAAGGATCATGACAGAACATCACACCGACATGGCGCGCGAAGTCGCCGAAGCGCCCGAAGCCGTTGCCCGCATGCTGACCACCAACCGCAGCGCGCTTGCCGAGCTGGGCAAGCTCTACCGGGCGAAAGCGCCGAGCCACATCGTCACCTGCGCGCGCGGTTCCTCGGACTGCGCCGCTTCCTATTTCAAGTACCTGATCGAGATCACGCTGGGCCTGCCCTGCTGCTCCGTCGGCGCCTCCGTCGTCTCCGTCTACGGCGCCAGGCTCGCCTTGCGCGACACGCTGCTGCTCACTATTTCGCAGTCCGGCCGCAGTCCCGACATCCTGGCCTTCCAGGCCGAAGCGAAGCGCGCCGGCATCCCCACCCTCGCCGTGACCAACACCGAGGATTCTCCCTTGGCGCGCGAGGCCGATCTCTGCCTGCCGCTTTGCGCCGGGCCTGAGCGCAGCGTCGCCGCGACCAAGACCTTCATTGCGTCGGCCGCCATGGCGGCGGCACTCGTCGCGGCCTGTGGCGGAGATGCCCGCTTCGCCCAGGCGGTCGAGAAGCTGCCGGAAGACCTGGACCGTGCGCTCGCGATCCGCTGGAGCGAAATGGAGGAGGCCTTCGCGCCGGCGACATCGGCCTATGTGCTGGGCCGCGGCCCTTCGCTCCCGATGGCGCAGGAAGCGGCCCTCAAGCTCAAGGAGACCTCCGGTCTGCATGCCGAAGCCTATTCCGCCGCCGAGGTGATTCACGGGCCCATGGAGCTCGTCGGACCGGGCTTCCCGGTCGTGGTGCTGGCGCCCGAGGACAAGGCCTTCGCCACCACCGCCGACACGGCACGGCGCCTGGCCGAAGCCGGCGCCCATGTGATGACGCCGGACTTTGCCCGCACCAGCGATCCGCGCCTCGATCCCATTTCGATGATCCAGAGCTTTTATGGCAGCGCCGAGCGCATCGCCCGGGCGCGCAACCGCGATCCCGACAAGCCGCGGCTTCTGAAAAAGGTGACGGAGACCAGATGACCCGCTTTGCGCTGAAGGGTGCCCGCCTCTTCGACGGCGATACGATCCGCGAGGGCATGGCCGTCGTCATCGATCAGGAGAAGATCGAAAGCATCCTTCCCGCAGCGAAACTGACCGGTGATATTCCGACGCTCGACCTCGCGGGCGGGCTGCTGGCGCCTGGCTTCGTCGACGCGCAAGTGAATGGCGGCGGCGGCGTGCTGCTCAATGAAGCGCCGACCGTCGCCACCATCCGCCGCATGGCCGAAGCCTATCGCATCTACGGCACCACCAGCCTGCTCCCGACCGTCATCACCGACCGCACCGACATCATCCATCAGGCCGCCGATGCGGTGGCGACGGCCCGGCGCGAGAATGTTCCGGGCGTTCTCGGCATCCATATCGAGGGGCCTTTCCTCGATCCCAGCCGGCGAGGCGCCCATCCGCCCGAGTATATCCGCGCCATCACGCCCGACGACGTGAGCTGGCTCACCCGCCTCGATTGCGGCATCGTGCTCCTCACCGTGTCGCCGTCGCATGTCTCGCCCGAGACGATCGCCACTTTGACCAGGGCCGGCATCATCGTTTCGCTCGGCCATTCCGACGCGACCGCGCCGCAGGCGGCGGCCGCTCTCGCCGCCGGCGCCCGCGGCTTCACGCATCTCTACAACGCCATGAGCCAGCTGCAGCATCGCGAGCCTGGCATGGTCGGCGCGGCGCTCGCCGATCGCGCCAGCTATTGCGGCATCATCGCCGACGGCCATCATGTCGATCCGCTCGCCTTGCGGGTGGCGCTCGCCGCGAAGCCCAGGGGCCACATCTTCCTCGTCACCGACGCGATGCCGCCCGCCGCCGGCGGTCCGGCACGGTTCAAGCTCCAGGGCCGCGAGGTCGAGGTCCGCAATGGCCGCTTGGCACTTTCCGACGGAACGCTGGCGGGCTCCGTCCTGACGATGGACCAGGCACTGCGCTATTGCGTCGACATCCTGAGGCTCGATCTCGCCGAGGCCTTGCGCATGGCCTCGCTCTATCCCTCGGCATTTCTCGGGCAGGATCGCGTTCGGGGCCGAATCGCTCCAGATTACCGCGCCGATCTCGTACATCTGACGGACGATCTCGCCGTCACCACAACCTGGATCGACGGAAAGAGCTCATGAAACTCAAACTCGCCGGGCATCTGAGCCGGGGCAGCGGCAAGGTGAATGAGGACGCCGTGGGCTTCATCGGCGATCCTGAGGATGTCAAAGCGGCCTGGGCGCTCGACGGCGTCACCGGCATCAATGACAAGGGCCTCGGCCTCATGGGCAGCGACGCGCAATGGTTCGTGGCGCGCATCGATCATCATCTGCGCGCGCTGCTGCCCGGCGCTGCCGATCTACCGGGCGCGATGTCCGAGCTGATCGACCGGCTGATCGACGATCTCGGACAGCACAGACTTCCGGAGAAATACGATCCCCCCGCCGCCTGCATTGCCGCGGTCTGCCGGATCGGCGGCACGTGGCAGGCCGTGCGCCTCGGCGACTGCCGCCTGATCGCCAGCGATCACTGTGGCTTCCAGCGCATCGTCGATTTCCCGAATGACGATTTCGATCATTGGATCACCGCCGAGGCGATGCGCCTGCGCGCCTCAGGCGTGAGCGATCTCAAGGAGATGGTGCGAACCTTGCAGCCGGCGCTCTTCGCCAATCGCCGTAAACGCAACCGCACGGGTGGCTACGGCGTGATCGAGGCGGACCGCGCCTGTCTCGCTTTCGCCGAATATCTGGAACTCGATGATCCCTCGCCCGTGCTGCTGGCGAGCGATGGATTCTTTCGCCTCGTCGACCACTACCACGATCTCTCCGAAGCCGAGCTTCTGGCGCGCGTGGCGAAGCCGGGCGAGATCGAGACCCTCTATGCGAGATTGCGGGCACTCGAGGCGGGCGATCCCGACTGCCGGCGATTTCCGCGCTTCAAGCCGCAGGATGATGCGAGCGCCGTGGCGCTCGTCGCGTAATCGGCGGGACTGCGCTCAGGCCCTTGCCTTCAGCTCCGCCGCCGCCATCGCATAGCCGCCCGCCGCTCCGTCGATGAAGTGGAAATGATCGCGCGCGAAAGGATTGGGCACGAAGCAGGTCATCAGCGCTGAATCCTGGCGGTGCAGGCCATAGCGGCAGAGGCCCGCCTCATAGGCTTGGGCGAGGCGCTGCTCGAGGCGCGTGATCAGCGTCGGGGCAATGTCGACCGTGAGCTTGAGCCCGTCGTCGAACTTGCGGAAATCGGTGTTCTGCGCGACATCGTTCTTATACACCGCCGCATCGAAGCGGCCGATCTTCAGGTTGGCGCGGAAAATCAGCCAGCCGAGCAGGCTTTCGGCGAGGATATGAAGCTTGCGCCGCCATAGCGATCCGTGGCGCGTGGCGAGCGCCTCGTAATTGAGACCCTTGGGCGGAAAGCCGAATTTGCGCGGTACCGGCAGGCCGGCCTGGTCCTCGCCATCGACGATGGCGATGATATCGTCGATGAGCCTGGTGAAATCGGCGCTGCGTTCAACGCCGACCGGCGTGACGATGAGAGAAACGATCTCGCCATTCTTTGCCGCGATGGGATCCCAGCGGCAGGAGAGGCCGGAGAGATCGGGACGCGCGCCCGCCGTGGCGGCCGGCACACGATAGTCGCCCGCCTTCATCCGCGCCTCCGCCCAGCTGGCGCCGCCGCCCGCGAACATCGCATAGGTAACCTCGGAGCTGGCGCGAAAGCGCGCGACCCGCACATCATGGCCCTCGGCCCTGATATCGCGCATCGGCACGATGGCGGCGCGCAGATCGAGCCCCAGATCGTCCTTGACCCAGGCCTGCGTGAGGGAGAGCGCCTCGCTTGTCTCGGGCACCGCATTCTCGGGCACCGCCAGCATGGCGCCATCACCGCCGAAGACGAAGGGGATCTTGCGCGTCCCCACCGCATTCAGCACCGCCGAGATCACGCTGGCGCCCGCCATGTTGACGGCCTTGTATTCGCCGCGCGCGATCGCCTGCGTCGAGCTGACGATGTCGGCGGTTGCCAGTGACCACGTGCCGGGCAAGGGCTGATAGTTTTTCGCATCGGCGACGCCCGAGAATTTTTCGAAGGTCGGCAACGCTTCGAAGAAATCGTCCTGCCCCATATCGGTCATCCGGAAAAACTAGCATGGCAGCCTAGCCATGGCGACAACGCGATCCCGGATTGACGCCTGCACGCGCCGCCGCCATAGGCAAAGGGGTGAGGATCGCCTTCTATGCCCCGCTCAAAGCGCCCGACCATCCGGTTCCCTCGGGGGACCGTCAGATGGCGCGGCTCATCATGAAGGCGCTCGGCCAGGCGGGCTTCGAGGTGGACCTCGCCAGCGGCTTGCGCGCCTTCACGCCAGATCCCGCGCCGGAAGCTTTCGCTGTCCTGCTTGATGCCGCCGAAGCGGAGAAGGCACGCCTGAGGCAGGCCTGGCAGGACGGTCAAAGGCCCGATCTCTGGTTCACCTATCATCCCTATTACAAGGCACCCGATCTTCTTGGGCCTGAGCTCGCGCGTCATTTCGACATTCCCTATGTCACCGCCGAAGCTTCCTACGCGCCCAAGCGCGACCGCCAGGGCTGGGCACAGCGCCAGGCACTGATCCGCGACGCAGTCGGCCTCGCTCGCATCAATATCTGCTTCACTGAGCGCGACCGCGCCGGACTGGAAAAGTCCGTGCCCGAGGCGCGCTTCGCGGCCCTTCCACCTTTCATTGATACGCAGGCCTATGGTGATGGTTGCGCCGCCGCACCGCCCGCACACCTGATGGCGGTCGCGATGATGCGCAAGGGCGACAAATTTGCGAGCTTCACCATGCTCGCCGAGGCGCTCGGGCTGCTGCTCGATCTGCCTTGGCGGCTCACAATTCTAGGCGACGGGCCGATGCGGGCGGAAACCATGGCGCTTTTCGATCGAATCCCGTCCGATCGCCTCGACTGGCGAGGTGAGTTCAGGCCCGAAGCCGTGCCTCAATGCCTGCGCCAGGGCGGCATCTATGCCTGGCCGGGCACCGGCGAGGCCTATGGCCTCGCTTATCTCGAGGCGCAGGCCTCAGGCCTGCCGGTGGTGGCGCAATCGACCGCCGGCGTTCCGGCCGTCGTCCGCGACGGCGTGACTGGTATCCTGACGCCCGAAGGCGATGTCGCCGCCTATGCGGCGGCCGTCCGCGTATTGCTGACGGACGACGCCAGACGCGCGGCCTATGGCCGGGCGGCCCGCGATTTCGTGCTCGCCGAGCGCTCGCTCACCAAGGCCTCCGAGCGCCTGGCCGCGATCCTGAACGAGGCGATGACATGATGAACGAAGATCTCTGGCGGCCGCTCCGTGACGAACTTCAGGAGTGGCGCGCCGCCGGCCGCACCGCCTCGCTGTGGCTGCGCGATGATGATGCGGTGGCACCGACGCCGGCACTCGACCGGCTGATCGGCCTCGCGCGCGATTATGCCGTGCCCGTGGCGCTGGCGATCATCCCGGTCAGTACCGGGCCTGATCTGGCCCACCGTCTCGCCCAGGAAACACTTATCCATCCCGTCGTCCATGGCTGGTCGCATGCCAATCACGCGCCCCCGTCCGAGAAGAAGCAGGAACTGGGCGATGACCGGCCGCGCCAGGCGGTCAAGGATGATCTCACAAGAGGACTTGCGCGCCTGAGCGAGTTCTATCGCGACAGGCTCACCAGCTTGCTGGTGCCGCCCTGGAATCGTATCGATCCGGCGCTCCTCGATGATCTGCCGATGCTCGGCTACACTGGCCTGTCGGCTTTCGGACACAAGCTCGCCTCGACGGAGCACCTCACCGTCGTCAACACGCATATCGACATCGTCGATTCGCGCGCCGGCAATCGCTGTCGCGATCATGGCGTGCTGATCGCAGACCTCGCCCGGGAACTTGCGGAGGCGCGCGCTGCCGGTGGCGCGGCACCCGTCGGCGTGCTGAGCCATCATCTGGTGAGCGACGACGACGCTTTCCGCTTCCTGAGCGATCTCTTCGACGTCACCGCCCGAAGCGGCGTGGTGCGCTGGCGAACGCCGGCAGAGCTTCTCGAGCGATAGCGCATCGGACCGAAAAGCTTGTGACCGGGCCTGACCCGGCCATCGCAGCGGTTTTCGGATAATCCGATGCGCAATACAAGAGATGGAGCGCCGACGCGATTCCATCGCAACGTCCGGCGCTCTGGCCCTTACAGATCCACGACCAGGCCCTGACGCGCCACGAAGGCGCCGGCGAATGCCGCCTTGGCCTCCTCGCCGATCACGTCCAGTTCGTCGTCATTGCGCAGCGGCGAATGGTGGAAGATGGCGAGTTGCTTGGCCTTGGCCGCCTTGCACAGGCGCACGCCTTCCTCCCAGCTCGAATGGCCGAAACCGCGATAGCGTGGCATCTCCTCGTCGGTGAAGGCGGCGTCATAGATGACGAGATCGGCATGGTCGATGAGCTTCAGCACATTCTGGTCGAGCTTGCCGGGCGCATGCTCGGTGTCGGTGATATAGCAGGCGCACCTGCCCTGGAATTCGACGCGATAGCCGACGGCGGCATTGGGATGGTTGAGGCTGGCGGTCCTGAGCACGATGCCGTCATGGGGATTGAGCACATCGCCCGGTTTGAAATCCTTGTAATCGACATCGGCGATGAAGATCTCCGGGGCGATCGGAAAATACGGCGCCTTCATGATTCCCGAGATCATTTCATGCGTCGTCATCACCCCGGCGAGATGGCCGGACCATATGCGGATCTTGTTGCTGCCGCGATAGAACGGCAGGAAGAACGGAATGCCGAAAATATGATCCCAATGGCAATGGGAGAAGAACATGTCGAGGCGCGTCACGCCTTCGCGTTCGAATTCCTGGCCGGCACGCTTCAGGCCCGACCCCGCATCGAACATCAGGACATGCTCGCCGCAGCGCATTTCGACGCAGGACGAATCACCCCCATAACGCGTGACTTCCGACCCCGACACCGGAATGCTACCCCTGGCGCCCCAAAACTTTACCGTAAATTCACTCTTTTCTTTCAACGACTTGACCCCTCGCTCGGCGGGCATCGTAGCATTTCCTACGGCTTATGCGACTCTAAAGCGGGCAATTGCGTCGCCCGCTTCACCATGACCACTTCGAGCGTTCCGGCCCTTCCCCGGATCTCCAGGCTTCGGGTTTCGAGGTCTCCCGGCTCGGTCTCCGCCTTGTCGAGGACCACCCGGGAAATGATCGCCTGCACATTGAGCTCCTTGGCTGCGGCCTCCAGCCGGCTGGCGGTGTTGACGGTATCGCCGAGCGCGGTGACGCCGCGCGCCGTGGCACTTTTGCCCGCCGCCCCGATGCGCCCCAGTATGGCGGCACCCGAATGAAGACCGATGCCCATCTCGAGCGCGCCGCGTAGTTCCTCGTGCAGGCTCTGATTCAGGGCGTCGAGCACGCCGCCCATGGCCCTGGCCGCGGCCAGGGCCTCGCGCGCTCCGGCCTTCGCCGTCTTGTCCATGCCGAATATCGCCATGATGCCGTCGCCCATGAACTTGTCGACATAGCCTCCTGTATCGACGATGACTTCGCTCATGCGTCCCAGATACTGGTTGAGCAGGAAAACGACGTCATAGGAGAGACGCTGCTGCGACAGCTTGGTGAAGCCCCGCAGATCGCAGAACATCACGGTGACCTCCTGCTCGACGCCCCAGAAATATTTGTCGACGAGCCCATCCACCGCGTCGGCCGTCGCCGCCGGCAGGAGCGTGGTGATGACGAGATCGGTCTCGGGGCGAAACTGGCAGGCGAGCCTGACATTGGCCGGAGCGCCGACCCGCTTCAGCACTTTCAGCTCATTGGCATCCGGCGGCGGCTCGTTCGCCGGGCCTTCGATGACCCTGATTCGGCAGGTCGAGCAGCGTGCCCGCCCGCCGCACACCGAGGCATGCGGAATGTTGTTGAGGCGGCTCATTTCGAGGACGGACAGGCCGCGCCGCGCCGAGACACGCTGTCCACCCGTATAGGTGATGGTGATCGTGTGCCGGTACCGATCGAGGAGCCCGAGGCCGATGCGCGACGCCACGATCAGGGCGAGCAGGCCCAGATAGAGGTAGAATTCATAGTCGAGCAGGCCATGCAGGAAGTTGAACTGCTCCTGCGACATTGGCGGCTCGAAATCCGAAACATAGCGGATGGCACGCCCGGCGGATGCAAATCCCGCGAAGCCAAGCGCCGGTATAAGGGTCGCCAGCGCTACCCACAGCCATCTGAGCCGGCGATACCAGAACTTGAACTCGAGCCAGTGATGCAGGCCGATCAGACCGTGCACCCAGACGAGCAGCATCAGCGCCGCCTGTCGCCAGGCTTCGGCCGGCCACATGACCCACAAAGCGTAGGTATAGTTGTCATCGACTCCGGCATAGATATGAGCGCCGCGCATGCCGGTGACATGGCGCAACAGCAATAGCGGGATGAGCAGGCCGAAACCCAGCTGCACCCATTCATGCGGCCTGATTCTCAGGCTGCGGCGCCTGATGAAGACCACGATCCCGAGCACGAAGTGGACGAGGAACGAGGCCAGCAGGATGATCGTGCCGGGAAGGCTCCGGGTAAGGGCGATGCGCCAGAGGCGCACCTCTTCCATCATCTCGATCGACAGCAGCCCAACCGCATGATTGAGGAAATGCGTCGCCGCGAATGTGAACAGAACGAGGCCGGTCGCCAGCCTGAGCTGGCGCAATGTCACGCGTGGAAGGGCGGTACGGTAGGGCAAGGCAACATCTGGAGAAGTCATGCCGGCCTCCGCTTAGATCACGATGAGTTTGGATTGAGTCAATCCAAACTCATAAACGTGATCGATTCGATATTCAGCGCGGGATACTTGCGAAAAACCGGTACCCACTTTTTCGCATCCTGCGCTACAGCATCGGACCGAAAAGTGCGAAGCGGTTTTCAGATAATCCGATGCGCAAATCAAAGAGTTAGAGCGCCGGACCGATTCCATGTGAGCGTCCGGCGCTCTAGCGCGGGCTTCTAGTTTGCCTTTCGCCTGAGATCGCTGCGCGCCTCGCTGAGCTCCGCCGTCGTGTGGCTCAGGCGGTCGGCGAGCACCCGCATGATTTCGACGGCCATTTCCGGAAACTCGGCCAGCAGCTTGAGGAAATGCTCCTTGCGGATGCGCAGGGTTTCGAGCGGCGCGTTGGCCCTGACGGTAGCGGTGCGCGAGACGTCGCACAGGATGGCGATCTCTCCGACGATCGAATTCGGCTCCAAGGTCGCCACCTTGATCTCGCCGCTCTGCGAATTGACCAGCACATCGGCCGAACCGGCGAGAACCACATAGGCGGCATCGCCCGGATCACCCTGCTTGAAGAGTGTCTGTCCGGCGTCGAAACTGACGCGGTCCGAAGTAAAGGCCAGGAGCTTGAGCTTGCCTGGCGCCACGCCCGAAAAGAGCGGTACGCGCCGCAACAGCTCCACCTCATCTTTGAGCTGCATCGCTCAATACTCCTATATCTGGTCCAACCATATACTACGACGCCAGAAGCCCTGCAAAAACGCCCTTCTTGGACATGAGCTGGTCATAATCGCCGTCCTCCACCGCGGTCCCCCGGTCGAGCACCACCACCCGGTCGAAAAGCCGCGCCAGATTGGGATTGCTGAGCACCCAGACGACCGCCGGCTTGCGGCCGTCGCGCGCCGCCTCGCCCAGGACCGAGCGCACCAGCTGCTCCTGGGTGCGCTGCTCGACCGAGGACAGCGCCTTGTTGAGGATGATGTAATCGCCCCGCTTGAGGAGCGCACGGGCGACATGCAGCTTCTGGCGCTGCACCGAGGTGAGGCGGCGGCCGCCGACACCGACATTGAATTCGAGCCCCACCCTGATAACGTCCCGGCTGACATCCAGGTCATCCAGCACCGAGCGGACAATGCCGCGGATGCGCTCGGCGCCGTCGGCATGGCGGTGGCCGACGCGGCCAAACAGCACGTTGTCGAGAATGCTGGCGGATTTGTTGTAGCTCTCGACATCGTAAGGCTCGATCGCCCCTTTCAGGCTGTCCGGCAGATTGTCGTGGAAGGCCGCGCGCGCCGCCACGATGCGATCCATCATCTCCTGATCGAGAAGACCGAAGCGATAACGCGGCTCGACATAGGAGAAAGCCAGTTTCATCATCCGGCTGCGGTCCGCCTCGGCGACCTGGGCGAAGGGCTTGTCCTGCAGCTTCTGCAGCAGCGCCTGATAATCGGGGATCTCATCCGCCGTCATAAAGATCAGTTGCTGGAAGAACGGATGATCGGGCGGCAGGTCGCGGAACAATTCGACGGCGTTGCGCGCGATCTCGACGCCCATGCGATAGAGCGCCTCATCCAGGCCCGACTGCGCCAGCACCGAGCGGAAATAGGCGTTGGACGCGAGATTGACATTGGACAGCTCGGGTCCCACCGGCGTGCCGAACAGGAGGTTTTCGCCGACCGTCGCCTCCGCATTGTAGAGTGCGGGATCGAAGGAGGTGACGAGGCTCGCCAGTCCTTCCTCCTCGAGGCGTGTCCGCAATGCCTTGCGCGCCGACACGATATGCTCGGGGATAGCGGGATGTAGCGTCTCGTCGACGGAGGCCCTGAGCCCCAGATCGAAGACGTCATCCGAGAAATGCACCGCGTCGAGCACCTGCTCGATGGCGGCGAGCAGATCATCCGGGCCTTTGGCGCCGATCGTCTCGTAGTCGATCCAGTCGCTGCGCAGGTCGTGATCGGGGTTTCCGGCGCGCCCGGCTTCGTCCATCTCCCAGGCGCGTTGCTTCGCCAGATCACCTTCATAGGTGGCTTGGCGCATCGGAAAATGCTTCAGCACATAGACCAGGTTCTCCAGAATGGTGCCCTGGAAGAGATGGGCGTCGGCTGCCGCATAGGCCGTGCGCCGCCCCGTCACGGCTTCGGGAAGCGCCTGGAGATCGGTGCCGTTGATGGCGACGCGGCCCTGCTCCGGCCATACGAGGCGCACCATGGCGTCGGCCAGTGCCTCGGTGCCGCCGCCCGCCGTACCGATGACGGCGACATTCTCGCCGGGTCTTATGTCGAGCGTGATGTTCTCGAGGAGTCTCGCGCCGCTGTCGTCGCTGGCGGAGAAATTGGTGATGGAGATCGGCGTCGTGATCGGCGCCACCGGCTTGCCGTTCAGTTCCTGGACTTCCGCCTCGATCAACTGGTCGACCTGAAACTGCTCATAGACCTGGGCGTATTTGACCTGAACGTCGAGACGCTGCTGATCCCAGTCGATCAGGTCCTTGATCGGGCTCGGCAGATCCTTGTAGGCCGAAATCACCGCGACGAGCTGACCGATATCGAGCTGGCCCCTCAGCGCCAGATAGCCGCCGATCGCGTAGAACAGGAAGGGCGTGACCTGGGCGAGGAAATTATTGAGGAACTTGACGAAGAATTTCCACTGGTAGAGATCATAGCGGATCTTGAAGATGCGGCCGAGGCGGTTCGCGATGTCGGCGCGCTCGTAGTTCGACGTGTCATGGACATGGATCGAGGAAATGCCGTCGACGATCTCGCCGACGCGTCCGGCAAGCTGGCGCGCGGTGAGCTGGCGCTCCTTGCCGAGCTTGATGAGGCGGCGCCGCATTTTCGGGATGACGACGCCCTGGATGCCGACCATGAAGGCGGCGAGGAAGCCGAGCCAGAAATTCTGCAGGATGATGAAGAACAGCGCGGTCGCCGCCTGAAGACCGAGAAATGCCGGCTGCACGAAAGCATCGCCGATGAAGCCGCCCAGCGGCTCGACCTCGTCCTTCACCATGGTCGCGACTTCGGAGGCCTTTACGCGCTTGAAGACATTCGGCGGGAAGCGCAGCACGCGGTCGACGAGTTGGAAACGCAGGCGGCGCAGCATGCGCTCGCCGAGCCGGCCTTTGAACGTGTTGATATAGAGCTTGAAGAGGCCGTTGATGATGACGAGGACGAGAAAACCGCCCGACAGCGCCATCAGCATTTGAAAGCGGTCGAGGCTGAATCCCTCGAAGAGGACGAAGGGCTTCGCCGTCGATATCCAGTCCGGCAGATCGATGACCAGGCGCAGGAAGGTCTGGTGCGCGTCTGGGGTGGCGAAGCCGTCGCCCTGGATCGGTCCGTTGACGATCTGCTTGGGCAGATCGAGCGACATGTAGTAGGTCGGCATCGACA
This genomic stretch from Nordella sp. HKS 07 harbors:
- a CDS encoding ABC transporter transmembrane domain-containing protein translates to MDKNLAKYIWRHTSRQQIWILFIILLSMPTYYMSLDLPKQIVNGPIQGDGFATPDAHQTFLRLVIDLPDWISTAKPFVLFEGFSLDRFQMLMALSGGFLVLVIINGLFKLYINTFKGRLGERMLRRLRFQLVDRVLRFPPNVFKRVKASEVATMVKDEVEPLGGFIGDAFVQPAFLGLQAATALFFIILQNFWLGFLAAFMVGIQGVVIPKMRRRLIKLGKERQLTARQLAGRVGEIVDGISSIHVHDTSNYERADIANRLGRIFKIRYDLYQWKFFVKFLNNFLAQVTPFLFYAIGGYLALRGQLDIGQLVAVISAYKDLPSPIKDLIDWDQQRLDVQVKYAQVYEQFQVDQLIEAEVQELNGKPVAPITTPISITNFSASDDSGARLLENITLDIRPGENVAVIGTAGGGTEALADAMVRLVWPEQGRVAINGTDLQALPEAVTGRRTAYAAADAHLFQGTILENLVYVLKHFPMRQATYEGDLAKQRAWEMDEAGRAGNPDHDLRSDWIDYETIGAKGPDDLLAAIEQVLDAVHFSDDVFDLGLRASVDETLHPAIPEHIVSARKALRTRLEEEGLASLVTSFDPALYNAEATVGENLLFGTPVGPELSNVNLASNAYFRSVLAQSGLDEALYRMGVEIARNAVELFRDLPPDHPFFQQLIFMTADEIPDYQALLQKLQDKPFAQVAEADRSRMMKLAFSYVEPRYRFGLLDQEMMDRIVAARAAFHDNLPDSLKGAIEPYDVESYNKSASILDNVLFGRVGHRHADGAERIRGIVRSVLDDLDVSRDVIRVGLEFNVGVGGRRLTSVQRQKLHVARALLKRGDYIILNKALSSVEQRTQEQLVRSVLGEAARDGRKPAVVWVLSNPNLARLFDRVVVLDRGTAVEDGDYDQLMSKKGVFAGLLAS